The sequence TTCGCATTAGGATTGTGTTCCAGCGCCAGTTCAATCCAGTAATCAAACTCCGCCTTTGTTCTCATCCCCGTTTCATCTACCAGCACATATCCTTTCATAGGGCGATTGAACTCCATTTGCCTGCAACCATTTCGCTCCAGCGCTTCATGCTCCTTTGCCGGATCGATCCGCACCATCATATCTCCCTTGTAAACCCCTACCAGGATCTTATCATTATACATGAAGGTTAATCCTCCCATCATACGGATTTCTTTTAAATTGGAGAGGTCTTCAAGCCGTTCGCGAATACGGTTTGCGAGTATATCATTATCCATGTAGGAAAGATAATTATTTTTCCGGGGTCAGCCATACGACCTGTTGGGAAGAAACATGTTCCCCACCAATTATATCCCTGTACAATTCCGGTCTTCTTGCCTGCAAATAACGATGCCCTCCTGCCTGTGTCAGTTTTTCTTTTGTAAGTAGTGCTGTCGCCATATCATTATCAAGTGCACGACATGCTGCAATGATATCGCCGAAAGGATCGAGAATCATGGAACATCCATTTTTAAGCTGGTCATCGTCCATGCCAATGGCATTGGCAAAAATGCAATATACCCCGTTGTCATACGCCCGGGCTGGCAACCATTTCATGAGCCATTTGCGGCCTTTTAAGCCGTCGAATTCTATGCGGAGACTCGTTGGGTCGCTTAACCTGTTCTCCCACAATTCCGGGTCTACAAAGCCCGCTCCCGGACGAGTGGAAGGCGTGCACATGGTAACGTGTGGCATCAGGATGATTTCTGCACCCAGCAATCTCGTGGCCCGCACATTTTCAATTATATTATTATCATAGCAAATCAGCATACCGATCTTCCAGCCATGGAGGTCGAATACACAGTATTCATTCCCCGGTGTGAGGTGAGGGTTAATGAAAGGATGTAATTTTCTAAACTTAGCCAACAGGCCGGTTTTGTCTACACACACGTAGGCTTTGTAAATATGATCTCCTTCTTTTTCAAATAAACCTGCGGCGATGGCAATGTTGTATTTACGGGCTATTTCAATTAAGGCATTGATAGAAGGCCCGTTCGGTATCGGCTCCGCCAGTTCCCATAATTGTTCCCGCGATAAATGACGGGCAAAGGTATACCCGGTAATGGAGCACTCATGGAATACAATGAGATCAGATCCGGCCGTAGCTGCATATTTTTCTATGACGGAAAGGTTGTACCCCTTATCCCCACTGCGATGTTCAAATTGTACGGTAGTGACTTTCATGCCACTAAGGTACCGTCTCGCCCAAAACTTAAATTGTACAATTCCGACTTAGGAAGTTACTCGCCAAAGGGTAGTTATTATGCAGGTAATGGCGGGGCGTTAAGCCTGTGAGCTTTTTAAAATCCTTAATGGCATGTGACTGATCACAGTACCCATTTTCAAAGACCAGTGGGGTTATTCTTTTATTCTTATGAAGGGACTTCAAAAAAGTATGCGTCCTCACGATATTACAATACTTAGCAGGACTAATTCCCACACTTTCTTTAAACCGTCTTTCCAGCTGCCTTTCCTGATAACCCGTAAAGACCTGTAACTGTGGAATAGAAAGCTGCCCCTTTTGCTGATCAATATAATCTATAGTAGCCTGTGTTAGCGAGCAGGTATGGGGCTGCAATGAGCTGAAGAATTCATTGACATCTTCTCTGGCAGGCGGCTTTTTGAAAATCAATGAGAGATCAATAAACTGGTCTTTCAGTGCTGTAGCAGGAATACCCGTCAGGGCGTGCAACCCATAAGGCCGGAATACCACTATTAATAACGATCCTGAGTAATATAGATCTTTGTAATGCGTGACCTGCCCGTATGCAAAAGCAGGAGGTAAATAATTGCCTTCCAGGATGATCTCGCCATCGCAGAATACTATACCCGGGTTGCCATCAGTGAAAAAACGAATAGGTGTCCGGACAGGATTCTCTATGAATAGATAATGCCGGATAAATGGGCGAAGCGATATGGAAGGCAGCACCTGCATACTGTAAATATAAAAAAAAAGAGGCCACTTCAAAAAAGTAGCCTCTCTAAAATCGTTATTTCCACGCTGCCACTGTGATCACTTCTCCCTGTTTCGGGAAGATCTTCGTCAGCAGGAACTCATGCACCTCCTCTTCCCTGTCAGCGCATCCGTCAGACAATACAGTAATTCGGAAATCTCTATCTGCCGCCTCTCTCAATGTAGACAGCACGACACCACTGGTTGCAATACCTGTCAATACGATATGGTCGATCCGGGATGCTCTCAGTACAACTTCAAGGTCACTGCCGGCGAAAGCACTTACACGGCGTTTTACCGTCACCACCTCATTTTCCTGTGGTGCCAGATCCGGATGTATTTGCATAAAATCTTCCGGCTTTACATGGCTCACCATTTGCTTTGCTGCCATAAAACCCATGTTGTTTTCACTGATCTCGGGAGCGCCGGGTCTGAAACCTACGACTACATAAATCACCGGGATACCTTTGTTCCGTGCACTGGCTATAGCACTGGCCACGCTGCTTGTTACCGCAGCGCCATTGGGGATCATGCCCAGCATCGCTGTCTGCATGTCCATTACTAATAAAGCGGTGTTACTCATTGCTTTGTTTTGAGATAGTTTGAAAATATAAATGCTGTGACCAGGGCAATACCACCCTGTATCAACATGGTCGTCGGGGCTGATATTTTTTGTGACGCAGTACCTGCTAATAAGCTACCTAATGGCAGCATGCCAAAGTATGCCATGGCGATATAACTCATCACTCTTCCACGCATATGTGCCGCTGCTTCTACCTGTATAATGGTGATACTGGCCGTCATGGGTACCAGCGATGCCACACCAATAATTACAGCAAAAGGAATGGCGGCGTAAAAAGAGGTACAGCGGGAAAATCCAATTAACCCAATCCCCAGTATTACAATACTCACAAGGAGAATACGCATCAGATGGCCACTCTTTTTCAAAGAAGCTAAAAATAAACTGCCTGTAATGGAACCTAATCCTAT is a genomic window of Chitinophaga sp. LS1 containing:
- a CDS encoding TfoX/Sxy family protein, with the translated sequence MDNDILANRIRERLEDLSNLKEIRMMGGLTFMYNDKILVGVYKGDMMVRIDPAKEHEALERNGCRQMEFNRPMKGYVLVDETGMRTKAEFDYWIELALEHNPNAKSAKKKKK
- a CDS encoding helix-turn-helix domain-containing protein, with product MQVLPSISLRPFIRHYLFIENPVRTPIRFFTDGNPGIVFCDGEIILEGNYLPPAFAYGQVTHYKDLYYSGSLLIVVFRPYGLHALTGIPATALKDQFIDLSLIFKKPPAREDVNEFFSSLQPHTCSLTQATIDYIDQQKGQLSIPQLQVFTGYQERQLERRFKESVGISPAKYCNIVRTHTFLKSLHKNKRITPLVFENGYCDQSHAIKDFKKLTGLTPRHYLHNNYPLASNFLSRNCTI
- a CDS encoding nitrilase family protein — protein: MKVTTVQFEHRSGDKGYNLSVIEKYAATAGSDLIVFHECSITGYTFARHLSREQLWELAEPIPNGPSINALIEIARKYNIAIAAGLFEKEGDHIYKAYVCVDKTGLLAKFRKLHPFINPHLTPGNEYCVFDLHGWKIGMLICYDNNIIENVRATRLLGAEIILMPHVTMCTPSTRPGAGFVDPELWENRLSDPTSLRIEFDGLKGRKWLMKWLPARAYDNGVYCIFANAIGMDDDQLKNGCSMILDPFGDIIAACRALDNDMATALLTKEKLTQAGGHRYLQARRPELYRDIIGGEHVSSQQVVWLTPEK
- a CDS encoding cysteine hydrolase family protein, with the protein product MSNTALLVMDMQTAMLGMIPNGAAVTSSVASAIASARNKGIPVIYVVVGFRPGAPEISENNMGFMAAKQMVSHVKPEDFMQIHPDLAPQENEVVTVKRRVSAFAGSDLEVVLRASRIDHIVLTGIATSGVVLSTLREAADRDFRITVLSDGCADREEEVHEFLLTKIFPKQGEVITVAAWK